The nucleotide sequence ctgtgaGGTCCTTTGCACTCCAAATCTATGACTCCCAGTATGGGAAAAGGAGATTCCAAGGGACACTGGAGGTGGCAGGAAGGAACAGGGAACTAgaaccttcccccccacccataTTTATAGTTTTGCTATGTAAGCATAACTGAACTAAGCCTCTCTGTGTCCCCTATCCCCATTCCCAATCCAGCACTTTGTTCTATGTCTGTTCATCctactccctctccccactttagGGGCAGAGTGGTGTTCTCTTGTCTCAGCTCTGTTCTCACAGATTGATTGGCTTCCCAATCAATGTATCTTCTAATCAAAAGCATCTAATTCACATGAaattttctagaatttttaatTGACAGAAAACTATTTGCTTAGGCCACTGGTAAAGAGACAAAAAGGTAAGGAGGTAGGAGGTGATGATCATTGCTCTCCTGTAATGCAACGTTTCCCCCTTTCATTTCCCAACTGGGTGAGTGGGCTCACAAGAAagttttctatttgttttgtgCTTTGAAAATATGTCCCCCAAACCGGATTCTTTCCCTCTGTCAAGTGGCTTAGATCTTGATTAAGTGGCAAAAAGAACAGGATTCCAAGTGGAAAAGTCAAGCTTCCTCAAGAGATcaattgtgttccattttttttgaAGTGTTaatggtttcttttatttttatattacatttactTCTGAATATATTCCTACTCCCCTCCCCAGAGAGTTTTCctagaaataaagatttttttaaaaagagctcaGCAAAACCAGGTGAAATGTAGTTTATATCTTACACCATAGATGATAGTCTATACCCATAGCTATTCCCCACTTCACAAATGAGAGTAGTGCATTTTCTTCTCTGCTCCCTTGGGCTGAGCTTGTTCATTGCAATTATATCATAGTCAGTTGCCTTTATTGGTCTGcccatttgcattgttgtagtctTTGTGGatgctgttttcttggctctgttgcTTTACTAGGGATCAGTTGCTATGTCTTCTGACATTTTCTGAATTGGCCCCACTTGTTCTTTCTCAtggcacagtgatattccattgcatttgtgTACCACAGTGTGTGTGGCTAATTCCCCAAATGAACCAGTCCTGCCATTTTACATCCTTCTATCTTACTGCCCTAACCTGGCCACAGTCTAGGAAgataagaagagggagaggagagctcCATTGCAGTAACTACTGCCTGGCCTCTGTCAGTTCCCTCCCTTCTAGAAACTTACCCCTTTCACCAAAGATGGCAGATGGAAGAGTTCTTGGGGAAAATATCATCACGAATTTTGAAAATTCTTGGAATGGAGCCATAAGATTTGGAGATCAAGTCTAACCTCCtcctattacagatgaggaaactgagacccacacaAGTAATGATACCTTCTTAAGGTTATTAACTATCaagaccaggattcaagtccAGGCCTTCTGGCTATAGGTCCCATGCTACAAATTTTCTTATGAAGCCATCGGGCTGATTCTCTATCCCAATTATGACTCTTGCCATAAGGAAATAACCCCAAGGAAGGTTTGGAAATTTTTATTCAAAACTACTCTGTTCTTCTTGCTGTCATATCTATATTATTCAAGTGTGGAAACAACAGGATATCAGCCTGCTCTTGAGAAAGTTCTGAGGATAGAATGCTTGGTCTCCTTTCTCCCTGGCTCTCCTTATCTCCTCTGCTTTCCAGTCTCTAGAAATTTCTGCCTTAAAACTATGGGTTCTTTCCCCTCCCAACAGATACAAGAGAGTGATCACTCAGAAAATCATATGGATGGCCCTGGGGTTCTGCTGGCTGGTGTCCATCCTGGTCGGGCTGGTTCCCATGTTTGGCTGGAACGAGAGACTGAGCCCAGGGGTCTCTGGGAATGCCAGCTTCCTCCCGTGCCGCTTCCGTTCCGTGATGAGGATGGACTACATGGTCTATTTCAGCTTTTTCACCTGGATCCTCATCCCGTTGATCATTATGTGTGCCATCTATATTGACATTTTCTATGTCATCCGGAACAAGCTCAGACAGAACTTCACTGGCTCTAAAGAGACAGGTGCATTCTATGGGAGGGAATTCAAGACAGCCAAGTCCCTGCTTCTTATCCTCTTCTTGTTTGCCGTATCCTGGCTGCCTCTGTCCATCATCAACTGtgtttcttatttcttccctGATGCTTACATACCCCAAGAGTTGCTCTGCTTGGGCATCCTGCTGTCTCATGCCAACTCCATGATGAATCCCATTGTGTATGCTTGCAAAATAAAGAAGTTCAAAGAAACCTACCTCCTGATCCTCAAATCCTATGTCCTACACATACCTTCTGTGTCCTTGAGCACTGAACAAATTTCAGAATAGAGATCCTGGGAATGACAATTGCCCTTGACTCTCATCACTTCTTTTGCTGGAGACTGAGGGAGTCCTTTGGTTCAGCATCTCATTAACTGGATCTACACATCCCCCTCTGTCTTTGCTCTGCAGAGGATTGGACTCCAGATGGCAGCTATTAGAAAACTCAGCCACCCGTACTCTGCTCTTCGTTAATCTTATGGGGAAGTCTGAGCAACAAGTGCCAGAGAttgcttcatttctttatctctaaaatgggaactCCAAGACTCAGTAGGTGGTAAACATGTTGGACGATGATTGAGGTCTGAGCCATTGTATCCACCTTCCTCCTAACAACGGCCCTGTTGGA is from Trichosurus vulpecula isolate mTriVul1 chromosome 7, mTriVul1.pri, whole genome shotgun sequence and encodes:
- the ADORA3 gene encoding adenosine receptor A3, producing the protein MLGNDTTLTPGSIMYITVEIVIGLCAIVGNVLVIWVVKLNPGLQNTTFYFIVSLALADIAVGVLVMPLAIVISLGITIHFYNCLFMTCLLLVFTHASIMSLVAIAVDRYLRVKLTIRYKRVITQKIIWMALGFCWLVSILVGLVPMFGWNERLSPGVSGNASFLPCRFRSVMRMDYMVYFSFFTWILIPLIIMCAIYIDIFYVIRNKLRQNFTGSKETGAFYGREFKTAKSLLLILFLFAVSWLPLSIINCVSYFFPDAYIPQELLCLGILLSHANSMMNPIVYACKIKKFKETYLLILKSYVLHIPSVSLSTEQISE